One window of the Methylocystis parvus OBBP genome contains the following:
- a CDS encoding pyridoxal phosphate-dependent aminotransferase translates to MTFLANALSRVKPSATIAVTQKARDLKAQGREVISLSVGEPDFDTPEHIRNAAKAAIDRGETRYTPVLGIPQLREAVARKFKRENGLDYKASDTIVATGGKHILFNAFLATINPGDEVIVTAPYWVSYPEMVAICGGAAVYVDTKMEDGFKLQPEALERAITPKTKWLVLNSPSNPSGAAYSYEEMKKVTDVLLRHPQVHVLTDDIYEHLVYGDFKFVTPAQVEPNLMDRTLTMNGVSKAYAMTGWRIGYAAGPSQLIKAMDLLQGQQTSGACSIAQWAAVEALDGPQEHLATFRKAFQERRDLVVSMLNQSKYLKCPTPEGAFYVFPSCAEAMGRKTPAGKVIETDEDFVTELLDAEGVAVVHGSAFGTGPNFRISYAASSLTLETACAKIQSFCASLT, encoded by the coding sequence ATGACCTTCCTCGCCAACGCTCTCTCGCGCGTAAAGCCCTCCGCCACAATCGCGGTGACGCAGAAGGCGCGCGATCTGAAAGCGCAGGGCAGGGAGGTGATCAGCCTCTCGGTCGGCGAGCCCGATTTCGACACGCCCGAGCACATCCGCAACGCGGCCAAGGCGGCGATCGACCGCGGAGAGACCCGCTACACGCCGGTGCTCGGCATTCCGCAGCTGCGCGAGGCGGTCGCCCGCAAGTTCAAGCGCGAAAACGGGCTCGACTACAAGGCCTCCGACACGATCGTCGCGACGGGCGGCAAGCACATCCTGTTCAACGCCTTTCTGGCGACTATCAATCCCGGCGACGAGGTGATCGTCACGGCACCCTATTGGGTCAGCTATCCGGAGATGGTGGCGATCTGCGGCGGCGCGGCCGTTTATGTCGACACGAAGATGGAGGACGGCTTCAAGCTTCAGCCGGAGGCGCTCGAGCGCGCCATCACGCCGAAGACGAAGTGGCTGGTGCTCAATTCGCCCTCCAACCCGTCGGGCGCCGCCTATAGCTATGAAGAGATGAAGAAGGTGACGGATGTGCTTCTGCGTCATCCGCAGGTGCATGTCCTCACCGACGACATTTACGAGCATCTCGTTTATGGCGATTTCAAATTCGTCACGCCTGCACAGGTCGAGCCCAATTTGATGGACCGTACGCTGACGATGAACGGCGTGTCCAAGGCCTACGCCATGACCGGCTGGCGCATCGGCTACGCCGCCGGGCCGAGCCAGCTCATCAAGGCCATGGACCTTTTGCAGGGCCAGCAGACCTCCGGCGCCTGCTCCATCGCGCAATGGGCGGCGGTCGAGGCGCTGGACGGTCCGCAGGAACATCTCGCCACTTTCCGCAAGGCTTTTCAGGAGCGCCGCGACCTCGTCGTCTCCATGCTCAATCAGTCGAAATATCTGAAGTGCCCGACGCCGGAAGGCGCCTTCTACGTCTTCCCCTCCTGCGCCGAGGCGATGGGACGCAAGACGCCGGCGGGCAAGGTGATCGAGACGGACGAGGATTTCGTCACGGAACTGCTGGATGCGGAAGGCGTGGCCGTGGTCCATGGCTCGGCCTTCGGCACGGGTCCGAATTTTCGCATCTCCTACGCCGCCTCGTCGCTGACGCTCGAAACGGCTTGCGCGAAGATCCAGTCCTTCTGCGCGAGCCTGACATAA